The following DNA comes from Brassica oleracea var. oleracea cultivar TO1000 chromosome C5, BOL, whole genome shotgun sequence.
GGAACTGAGAACCAAAGACTTGGACCGAGGCACGATAAAAAGTGCCATTAGCCGAGTAGGCCGTATCGTTCCACGCTATGGCTGTGGTTTCGAACCCTTGTCTTTGCAACGTTATGTTTGGTTTAGTCTTCGGGATCACCACTTTTTCACTGCCACACAATAATATGTAATTATTTACTTTATGTATACATATTTTTATTGTTACAAAAAATGATTAGATATTTAAAAAAAAACCTTAATAATTAAATATGGTTGTTATAACACTGAGCTGGCAAAAAATATGGGTACTAGTACATGCCGGAATTTATCCAAATGACGTTCCTTCTCTGACTAAAGTTTCCGACTGCGTCCACGGCTGATTGCACCGTTGTGAAATTGCAGCAACCGTTCTTATCCACACAGAGATAGGATGTTGTGTCGGTGTCCGGTGGAGGTAAATTTTTGGGAAAATCGTCGCATATTGAAATTTTCTTTTTACTATGAGATGGTTTGCGGCGGTGGTGATGATTAGGCCTGGGCATTTCGGGTATCGGTTCGGTTCGGTTCGGGTATTTCGGGTTTCAGGTAGTTCGGATAGTGGCTAGAGGATCCATTTAGTACTTGACCTATTTTCGGTTCGGTTCGGTTCGGATAGTTCCGGGTTCGGTTCGGTTCGGATAGTAAATGTAGGAACCGGAAAATATCCGGAAAAAGTTCGGTTCTCATTTGGATCCGGTTCGGGTTCGGATAGTTCGGGTAGTTCGGATAATTTGGATAAAATATTGGTTATTTAAGGTAAAATGTCAAATAATTAGAATGATTTAGATAAAAAAAATTGGATATTTCGGATTACTTTGGATATTTTGGATAAAACTATCCGGATAGTTTCGGATACTTTCGGGTAGTTTGGATACTTTATAATAATTTAGTTATCATAAACTATTTTCAGATACTTTTAATAGAATTTTAAATTTAAAATATATATTTAATGATGTTATATGTATATATAATTAATATTTTTATATATTCGGGTACCCGTTCGGTTCTCGGTTCGGTTCCGGTTCGGTTCGGTTATTTCGGATATAAAAATATAGGAACCATTTGGGTATTTGAGGATATTGGTCCGGTTCCGGTTTCGGGTATTTCGGTTCGGTTCCGGTTCGGTTCTTCGGTTCCGGTTATTTTGCCCAGGCCTAGTGATGATGATGGTGGTGGCTGCAAACGGATGTTATAGCTGAATATGATATTGCTTTAATACCATATAAAATATCGAAGGGATTGTGTATAAAGACTCTAGGAGGTGTGCTAAAGAGAGTTTGGGATGCTAAAATGGCTATAATGGCAATGACTATAGATAAAGTTAATAGAATGTACCGAGATTTCATTTTTTTTGGCATAAATGATATTTGGAAAACAAAAAAAAAATTGGAACTTTTTTGGTTTATTTGTTGGTTGTGTCTACGGTTCTGAGAGGGAAATGGTAAAAGGAATTCAATGAATAGAAGAATGCAAAAATAGACACTTATGTATACTAACAAAAGGGAGCACATGAAATTGCATGAAGTGTAAGGATTTGTTGGAATGCCTTGCAAATTACCGTTTTCTGATCTTTGCTTACATAAATTATTATCTATCTCAGTCGACCTACCAAAGTCTCATAACTTCTACAAGAAAACTAGAATATATATATATTATGTACCCATCATTTTACTTTGAATTATATTTTGAAGATTTTATTGTCGATGTTATAAGGTACTACTCTCAAATGTAACGTGATTATACTATATATGTATAGAAAATGAAATTTATTTATCTGTTTGTGATTATCATTTATGATGGATTTACTTCTGTTAATTCGGCTTCAAATTGTTGCTATATTAGTTCACATAAACTTCAAACCTAGATATGCACACATTCAACAAACTTCATTTTTTGGAAGTTGGGTACACGTTTAAATCCATTGATTGATGTTTGACTATATATATTCTTGAACTTTATGATAACTAGGATAAAGTTGTATTACTACTAATCGTTGACAAAAAAAGAGTAATACTTCGTCCGTTCCTAAAAGATCCATGTTTTAGAATTTTCACATTTTTTAATAAAACATATTAAAATTTAGCTATAGTTTTTTGTAATTTTATATTTCATATATTTTTAAACCAGTAAGATTTTAAAAAATGCAATTAATGTTCTTGAAATTCACAATTTATCATTATTAGTTGACAAAAATTGCATTGAAAATATAAAATATGTATCTTTTTGAAACAAAAATTTTCTTTAGAATATAAATATTTTAGGAACGGAGGGAGTACTACTAACTTTAACTCCAAATCTTTAAGTTTTATGGTTGTTGTTTGACAGATAACACTAGAATTTTTTTATTGATGTATTATAAACTTTGTTGATGTTCCCTCTGTTTGGTTCTTCATATTGATATGGGCCTTTCCAGCAGTCGTTTTCAGCCACCATATCTCATATGTTCTTGCCAATTGACTCATATAACCTCTTCCCAAATTTTTTTGAAAAAATTCTCATGATGGTTTTCAAGCTAAAAATACAAAAAAAAAAGCAATAACAACAAAAATCTTGGTTTAGAATGATACTAATTAAGTTCCCTAATTATTAACCATGAAAGCATATAAGTTTATTGAATCAACGCTCAAACCGGGAAAACCAAGAGAGAGGGCATAACAGGAATTTAAGACGATAGATCCGCCGGGGTTGCCTTTCAAAATACAAAGAGTTGATGTCCTGTCCACTTTATAAACACAAAGACTTCTCTTCGTCTTCCATTGACATCTCTTCACGTTCTTCTTCTACTCATGCATTTGTGAGAAATATCAAAGATAAAATCCAAAAAGTAAAAAGAGAGAAGAAAACAGATTCAGCAGTTTAAACGTTCAAGTAAGCATCTCCCATCCACCACTGTTTCATCATTTTTTTTCTTTGGTTATTGTATCTTTGATTTGATATTTTCTTTCTCTAGCCTTGATTGATCCCTAGTTATTGATATACCTTTATTTATATTTTCTTAGAAGAATTAGCTTTACGATGTTATGATGTATGCTTCGTTTCTCTCATTCTCTTGAAGTGATTTTTTATTTCTTTTTTGGAATTGTGATCGGCTCAAGTCGTCTCTCTGTTTTAGATTTACTTGAAACTTAATATCTGAAAGCGATCGCTATGATTCGGCTTTGGATTAAAATCAACCAATGGATCGATCATTTCTTCTACTAGTAACGTTCAAGAGATGTATGTCTCAATAGAAAGACAGCGTCTAGAAAACTAGGTTAATGATTACAGTTTCTTAATTCCCTCGAATATTCTTTGGTTATCTAATCTCAAACCCGGTTTAGCCTGATTTAATGCATATATCAAAACTTTGATGAGACGTTGCAGTATCTTCTACGCAACTGTAACCTTTGATCATTTTTGTTGTGTAACCAAAATTGACAGAATTTCTCACAAATTGTAATACTCTTGAATCAGATTTTTTTTTCCAAATAATAATATTTTTAAGAGTTAGTTTTGGAACAATTCGTCTTTCTTCTTTTTCTTGTTAAACTAATATACTTGTGTCATCACTCTGCATCTGGTCGCTATTGCTTACGATTTTTCTTATTATTAGTTTTTATTGTCAATGGTTTTCTGATTATTTATTTTAGTTTAACTTAATAAAAAATTTCAAATTCTATTAGTCTTCAACTATTATTAACTTTAATACTAAAATTTTGGCGTCTTTTCTTTTGAAATTCATTTTCCTATCTTACTATTTAACACTTTCATATCTAAAATATTACTCCCTCCGTTTCATATTAAGTGTCGTTCTAGAAAAAATTTTCGTTACAAAATAAGTGTCGTTTTCGACTTTCAATGCAAAATTTATGAATTTTATTTAACAATTTATTTTTCTATTAGTTGAAATATAGTTAAGTGTATAGGTAATTGTGTTTTTATACAGAAAATATACAAAATTAATTGTTTTCTTAATATGTGTGCACAAACTCAACGTGACACTTAAAATGAAACAGAAGGAGTATACTCTCTCCGTTTTATTAAGATAGATTTTTTAGAAAAGAAAAATTGTTTCACAAAGATAGAAGTTTTGTGTTTTCATAAAAAAATTGTAAATTTTAATAAAATTAATTGATTTTATTGAATTACTATTGATTAAAAGTTATTAAAATTTGAAAATTACAAAAAAATGATATATTTATTATAGTGATTTAATATGTTTTTTTTAATATGTGTGAAAACACTAGAAAATCTATCTTCGTGAAACGGAGATAGTATAATTCAACCACATTTTATTTTAAGCAAAATTTCAAAAAGAGAAATCTACTAGTAGTATGGTGGCCATTTAATGTCTTTAATTTATTGGGTAGTAGACTTTATCGATTGACACCCTGAGCACAACTTATTCCGTGCAAATGCATAAAGTATTCAGTTGCTATTCTTTCTGTATTGATTGATAAAAGCCGTTGTTGTTGTTAACTTGTTATCCTTTGTCAGACGACACAGAATGACAGAACAATAATCACTTAGTTGAATATATGTTTATGCTTAATGGTTTGATCATAAATCCTCAAACTAATCAAAATAAAACGCTAGTTAATCATTGTGTTTGGTCACATTGTAATTTGTATGATCATAAGGTCTTAATTTAGGTTAAATTCCTTGTGATACTCATATACATAGGGGCGTTGACCCTTATTTAGAGATCTGTCAAGCCTTGTCATTTTTTTGCAATATTCTTCTACAATATTTTAAAGAATGATGGTGGCAATAATAAATCTACCACATAGAATTGAATTTCTTTTTGATAATGGAATGGAACATTAAATGATGTATGCCTCTCGCCGGTCACAAAGAGATGATATTAAAATCTGTTATTCTTTATCTTATTTGTAAGACTTTTGGTTTCTCTTTCTTACAAGTTATGACTTTCTTTTTGCCGATAAACGAAACTTTTGCGGTTGGAATGTTCAACTGAACTTGATCACCTATCTTGTTGATACAAGAAACAAAACTCTAAAAAATATTGCTTAATATTGACATTGACGTTTGACATCTCGTTCATGTATACAAAATATACCATCTCAAAGCCCTAAATTTCCTTGGTTGCAGAATAAAAGGTTATAGAAAATTTCTTGATGGACCAAGAAGCAAAAGTTAGTTCTGAGGTTCCTGTAGTGAAAGGAGCACCTGAGGATCTAAAGACGGTCGATGTTTCTGTTAAGGTATAATGATCTGTTTTCTCATAATATTTGTGAGTTTTTTCTTCCCTTGTAACTCTAGCTCGAATGTTTCTTTTTGTTTTGCATTGAACATTTTCTTGAAAGTCTCAAAGATTCAAGTAGAAGTTCACTCCTAACCAAAACTCTAGGAGAATTGTTTCTTATATTATCCAATTTAAGTAGGATTAAATGAAGATTTTAGTTCTATCAAACCTATCAATTTTTTTTGTGTTAGTTCTTGTATGAGAGTAAGTATCGTGACGGTTTATTACAGGAGGTGAACAGAGAAATCACAAAGGAAGATAAAGCTATGGAGCAAGAAGAAGAGGATACTACATTTGATGGTGGATTCGTTAAAGTTGAGAAAGAAGGAACTAACACTAAGGGTGATGAGAAAGCAGAGAAGCAAGTTCCACTCACTATAAGCTCAAGCAGTTCACAAAGAGAACTAGAGAAGAAGGAGAAAGCTTCTGAGTCTCGGTTGGAACCAGAGCCATTGCCTCTGAAAGTCTCTGAACAGGAAAGCATTAATCTGAAGCTAAGGGAAGAACTCAAAGAGAAGGAGATGCTCGTTGCCTTATCTAAAGACCAAGAAGGAAAAATCAAAACTGCTAACGAGAAGTTGACCAAAGTGTTGCAAGAGAAAGAGATTCTTGAAACATCTGTAGCAGAGATCACTCTTATTGCAACTAATAGAAAAGAGACCTGCGATGAACTTGAAGAGAAACTAAAGGTTTCGGATGAAAAATTCTCCAAAACAAATGCTCTTCTATCTCAAGCTTTGTCCAACAACTCTGACCTTGAACAGAAGTTGAAAGCTATGGAAGCATTATCTTCTGAAGTTTCTCAACTAAAATCTGCTTTGATAGTTGCTGAAGAGGAGGAGAAAGATTCATCTAGAAAGATGCAGGAGTACCAAGAGAAGGTGACTAAACTTGAATCATCTCTGAACCAATCATCAGCGAGGATCTCAGAGCTTGAAGAAGATCTGAGGACAGCTTTGCAGAAAGGTGCAGATCATGAAGATCTTGGAAAGGTGAGTACTCAGCGCTGCCTTGAGCTTCAAGGTTTGCTTCAAACATCAAAGTCAAAGCTAGAAGAAAAACTAAAAGACCTGGAAGCTGTCCAAGTGAAAAACTCTAGCCTTGAAGCTGCTCTCAGTGTAGCAATGGGAGAGAAGAAAGCGTTGGAGGAAACAGTGAATGGATATAAAGTGAAAACAACCGAGTCTGAAGAGATACTTGAGAAGCAAGCAAGAGAAATAGATGAAGCTAAAACAAGAAGCAGAGAGATTGAAGCTTTGAATAAACACTCAGAACTTAGTATCCAAAAGGCAATGGAGGAGCTCAGAAGCAGAGATACAGAAGTGAAAGATCTCAAGGAGAGAGTAAGATTGTATGAAGAGAAGTTGGCTGAAGCATCTGCTCACTCGTTTTCTTTGAAACAAGATCTTGATCAGTCTTCCTTGGAGAACGAGCTACTAGCAGATACAAACAACCAGCTCAAGATCAAGATTCAAGAAATAAATGAAGAGAAGGAAACAGCAACAAGACGGAGTGAAGAAGCAGCCAAAAGGTTTGAACAGAGAGACATAGAAGCTAAAGACATGGTTGCAAAGTTGAAAGCCCAAGAAGACCTGTTCAAGGAACATAAAAGGGAGATTCAGGAAGCATCTGAAGTTGCTAATACTAGAAAAATGAAGCTTGAAGAGTCTCTGTTGAAGCTCAAGACTTCTGAAGATACAATCAAAGAGCTTGAGAAAGAAAATGGATCATTGGCTGAGGTGAACTTAAAGCTGAACCAGGAGCTAGCCAATCATGGGTCAGAGACCAGTGATTTTCAGACAATGTTCACTGCTTTAGAAGCTGAGAAAGACCAAACAGCAAAAGAGCTTCATGCTTCAAAGGCAGCCATTAAAGAATTAAGAAACAAGCTTGCTTCTGAAAGAGAAAGATTAAGATCAAAGGTATCAGACAATCTCATAATCTTAAGTATTAATAAAAACCATCTCATTATATAATTGACATTCTTTTCTGTTGTAGATGGCTTCCCTAGCAGAAGAGAATAATCAAGTCAATGAGATATATCAAAGCACAAAGAGTGAGCTTGTCAAGCTTCAAGAACAACTTGAAGTAGAGAAGTCTAAAGTTGATACTATGGTATCTGAAATCAAGAAGCTCAGTGCTTTGGCTGCTGAGAAGTCAGTGTTGGAGACTAACTTTGGAGAAGTAGAAAAACGATTGAAAAATTCTGAAGCTAAGTTGAAAGAAGAGGTAACAATAGTTATGTGCTATTGGATGAGTACTTACTTATACACTAGCTTGATGATGTTTCTTGTTTTTTTTCACACCAGGTCGAAAAGGTTGCAGAACTGACCTCAAAATTGCATGAACATGAAGTTAAGACGAGTGACAGAGACTTGGAGGACAAGAAAGCAACTCAGCTTTATAAAGAGCTTCAAGCATCTCACACAGTCATCTCTAAGGAGGTTACTGAATTTTATTTTTTATTTTTTTGCTTCTTGTTACTTCAGAACTAACTTTTTTACATAAGTTCTGATTCTTGTTTTTGATTTGTGATGGAGACAGAAAGAAGCAGTTTCTCAGAAGCATTCGGAGTTGGAAGCTACTCTAAAGAAATCACAAGGAGAGCTTGAAGCTAAGACAAGTAAGATCGTTCACCTAGAATCATTGGCCAAAGATCTTGAACAGAAAGTGCAGCTTGCTGATGCTAAGTCTAAGGTCAGTCATCATATAAACAAAACCGCATTTCCATTATAACTGTTTCTTTAGTATACGAATACTTTGTTTATGTAGAAAACAAACTTTGCAGGAAACTGAGACTATGGGAAAAGGAGAAGTACAAGTTAAATCTCGAGGCATTAATTTATCAGGAAACGTTACAACAACTAAGAAAGCTGAAACGTCTCATCTCATGACATTGAAGATCGTTCTTGGAGTGGCTATCTTGTCTGTCATTATAGGTATCGTTCTTGGGAAAAACTATTGAAGTTCTTCAACGGTGTGATTGTCTTTTACCGTCCTTTTCTATTTGTTTGGCCAAGCAAGACCAAATGTTGTGTTATAACACAAGAATCTGATCGACTGTTTAGATGGTTCATCGACATTCTTAGATAAACCATCTAAGCTGTGTGCTAACAGCAATGAAAATAAATTTACTTTGAATATTTTCATTGGTAAAAACATCTAAAAATATTTTTGCATATTAGAACCAATTTTATTATACATTAAATTTTCAAAATTCGTTTATGAGAAGGGGCAGTTAAACTTCTCTTATGTATCTAAAAAATTATTTTCCTTTTCTCTTTTCCTTTTTATCACTTGTACTTTTTATGAGAAGGGGCAGTTAAAGTTCACATATGTAAATAAATTTCCTTTGAATATTTTCATTGGTAAAAACATAAAAAAAATATTTAAAAATCTTAATTTTTTAAAAAAAGTTTATCACTACAATAAATTTCCTTTTCTCTTTTGATTTTTATTACTTTTACTTGTTTTAATTATGAGATATTCCATTAATGACTAAATCAATTAACATTAAATTGTCTAACAAACAAAACAATGACCTAATGTTTCGGCTAATATATAGGCCGCAACACCTTAGATTCAATCAAAATCTTTTTTATTTCTCCGTAAACTACAAACCATGATGAAAGACAATGCTCATCCTTCTCCCTTTAAACTGAAACTTGACCATCAACTCGAACATCGACAAGAAGCAGAAGAGTTCACTATCGATGCTAATGTCAAGATTATCCGACAAGGGTCTCTTTTACAGGATGTCTGCTTCTCCTCCACTGTCGACAATTTCATATTTGAAGACGAAGATTGTCCGGAGAAAGTAGAACTCTACGAGCTATTTATCGACGCTGGAATAGTCGAGTTCGATGCTCAGTTTATGCTTATTGACATGATTTTGTACGTTTCTGAAAAAACAAAGTCGCTTGATGACGATTACAAAGGAGTTTTAACGTTGACGGTTGAAGTCACGTTACCACCGGAACCGGTCGAGCTTAACTATGCCGGTTCGGAGCAAACTCAATCCCACGAAGCAATTGCGACGAAGACGGTCGAGCAATGGTTGAAACCAAATCATAAAATACAAAAAACCGTGTACAAAATTGGGGCTGATGGTGTTTCATTAGTCCGAATCGCACAAGGTAGCTAGGTAGGGTTTGTTACTTGTAAGAGAAGCAAGACTTAGGGTGTTTTAATCCTTTTGTTTTCCTTTTTTGGTTAACAGTTTTGTGTTCATTAA
Coding sequences within:
- the LOC106343577 gene encoding myosin-7, which produces MDQEAKVSSEVPVVKGAPEDLKTVDVSVKEVNREITKEDKAMEQEEEDTTFDGGFVKVEKEGTNTKGDEKAEKQVPLTISSSSSQRELEKKEKASESRLEPEPLPLKVSEQESINLKLREELKEKEMLVALSKDQEGKIKTANEKLTKVLQEKEILETSVAEITLIATNRKETCDELEEKLKVSDEKFSKTNALLSQALSNNSDLEQKLKAMEALSSEVSQLKSALIVAEEEEKDSSRKMQEYQEKVTKLESSLNQSSARISELEEDLRTALQKGADHEDLGKVSTQRCLELQGLLQTSKSKLEEKLKDLEAVQVKNSSLEAALSVAMGEKKALEETVNGYKVKTTESEEILEKQAREIDEAKTRSREIEALNKHSELSIQKAMEELRSRDTEVKDLKERVRLYEEKLAEASAHSFSLKQDLDQSSLENELLADTNNQLKIKIQEINEEKETATRRSEEAAKRFEQRDIEAKDMVAKLKAQEDLFKEHKREIQEASEVANTRKMKLEESLLKLKTSEDTIKELEKENGSLAEVNLKLNQELANHGSETSDFQTMFTALEAEKDQTAKELHASKAAIKELRNKLASERERLRSKMASLAEENNQVNEIYQSTKSELVKLQEQLEVEKSKVDTMVSEIKKLSALAAEKSVLETNFGEVEKRLKNSEAKLKEEVEKVAELTSKLHEHEVKTSDRDLEDKKATQLYKELQASHTVISKEKEAVSQKHSELEATLKKSQGELEAKTSKIVHLESLAKDLEQKVQLADAKSKETETMGKGEVQVKSRGINLSGNVTTTKKAETSHLMTLKIVLGVAILSVIIGIVLGKNY
- the LOC106293039 gene encoding uncharacterized protein LOC106293039; protein product: MMKDNAHPSPFKLKLDHQLEHRQEAEEFTIDANVKIIRQGSLLQDVCFSSTVDNFIFEDEDCPEKVELYELFIDAGIVEFDAQFMLIDMILYVSEKTKSLDDDYKGVLTLTVEVTLPPEPVELNYAGSEQTQSHEAIATKTVEQWLKPNHKIQKTVYKIGADGVSLVRIAQGS